Sequence from the Gallaecimonas xiamenensis 3-C-1 genome:
TTTGGGCGCTGGCGCTTCCTGGGAGGAGGGTGCAGGGGCTGCCTGGGGGGCTGGGGCGTTCGCACTTTGTCCCTGGGTTGCACTGCGTGGTTGGTCGCTGCCGGCCTCGGCCTGTGCCCCGGCAGCGCCTGCGCTGCTGGGGTGGCTGTTTTGTACCGCACCGTCCAGGGTGTTGTCGGTGCAAAAGGCGTAGATGTCCCCCCGTTCCAGGGCGCTCAGCAGGTTGTGGTGGATCTGGGTGTCACAGAGGTCATAGAGGTTTTGGGGGGAGTAGGGATCGCGCCAGAAGTTGAGCAACTGCTGCTGGCTATAGGGGCTGAGCCTGTCCAGCAATTGGCTGTAGCCGCCCCGCTGCGCCTGGCCGTGCCCACCCAGGCGATTGATGTCCGAGGCATTGTCCCTGTGGGCAAAAACGTAGGTATTGCCCAGGGTGTCGTTGACTTCTATGGCGGAGAATAACGAGCGCATCCGTGCGATTCCGTGGTCATTAACCTCCTGAAACTAGCCTCGGGCCGCCAGGCCTTGAAGGGCTTATCTGACATGTCTTGATGCTTGGGTGCCAAGCTAGGCTTCGGTCAATCGGCGCCCTGCAACGCCGCTTCCAGGCTCTCAGCCAACAGTTTGGGGCTCAGCAACTGCGGCAGCAGGTGGGGCTGGCCTTGTTGGTCGTACAGAACGTAAAGGGGCAGGGCGCTGCTGTTGAAACTGGCCAGATAACGGCCAACGGCGGGGTCTCGGTTGGTCCAGTTACCTTCAAGGTAAGTGATGTCGTAAAGGGCAAACAGGGCGCGGGTTTCTTCCCGCCCCAAGGTGGTGCTGGCGTTGACCTTGCAGGGGATACAGCCGTCGGCGGTGATGTTGACCAGCACAGGCCGGTGCTGGGCCAGGCGCTCTTTGAGGGTGGCCTCGTCAAAGGCCAGGGTGTCGGGTTGCTGCTGGGGTTTGAGGACGATTCCCAGCATCACGGCCAGCAGCGGCAGCCAGGCTAGGGCTTTTGCCAGTCGCCAAGGCAGCGGCCAAAGGCCGGTCGCTATTATCAAGGCTGCCAGCAGTAAAAAGGCCGGGCCTTCCAGGCCCTGTAATACCCAGAGCTGCCAAACGGCGCTGAGCAGCAGCAATAAGGCCAGCAACCGCTTGAAGGAATGGCTTGGTTTTGGCAGCCAGGGCGCTAGTGGCGCCAGCTTGTCCAGTAACACCATGGGCAAGGCAAGGCCCAGGCCCAGGGCCGAAGCCAGTGCCAACAGTGGCCAAAGGGCCAGGTCGGCCTTCAAAGCGGGCGCCAGCATCGCCACCCCAGGGCTGGCAAGCACCACCACCAGCACGCCGGCCAAGATGGGCTGATAGGCCAGGCCTTGTTGCATTAGGCGGCCTGGCAAAGGCTGCCGGCTGAGCAGTCGCCAACCCAGCAGGGCAAAGAGGCTGGCAAATATCGCCACCGGCAGCGGCGATTGCAGGTCCAGCCCCCCAGGGCCACCGCCCAGGTGCGACAGCCACCATAGCACCGCCAGGGCCCAGGTGCTGGCCAGCACGCCACCCAGGTAGGGCCAGCCCTGACCGGTTTTAAGATCAAGGGCTTTAAGGGCCACAACCGGAAACACGAAGGGCATGGCATTGAGCAGCAGGCCGGCGGCCAATGCCAGCAAAGCCAACGGCCAGAGCGGGCTTTGCCCTTCGGCCGGGTCAGGGGAGTTCATACCAACCAGCAGCGCTTGGTCCTGGGTGACCAGCAGCACCTGGGGAGCCTTGGGCGGCGCCTGGTAATGGGCGCTTTTGGGCAGGCTGACCAAAAGGGTATCGCCCTGCCACAACTGGCGGGGCAGGGCACCGCTTTTGACCAGATTGGGATTGGCGACGAAGACCCTGGGAGGCTGCCCGGACAGTTCGGGGACTTTCAGGGCGAAAGACACCAGATCCTGCTGGATCTCCATGCGCCCACGGCTGGGCAGGGGACGGGGCAGTTGTTGCCGTGCCTTGGCAAAAAAGCCCGAATGGTTGGCCTGTGCCTTGGGGCCGGCTTTCAGGGGGAGGGTTAACAGGGCGTCTTCGGCCAGGCATTGCTGCTGGCAAAGTTGCCAACTGGCTTTGACCATCAGCTCCAGGTCCTTGGCTTCCTTGGGCGGTGTCAGCTCCACCAGCAGGCTGTGGTCGTGGCGGTAGCCAAAATGGGTGATGCCGTCCTGGTCGATGGCGTCAGGAATGGGCCAATGAACAGGGCCAATCTGCCAGCCTTTAGGTAGCTGCCAGTCAAGGCTGGTGGCCTGGCCATTGTCACCGGGATTTTGCCAAAGGCTGTACCAGCCGGCCTCTGGTTGCAGCTGCACGGCCACCCAGAATGGCTGGCCCGGGGTAAATTGCGACAGCTCCGCCTTCAGTTCCACCTGCATGTGGGGACGGCTGATGGGCTCGGCCCTGGCCAGCAGGCTGGTCATTATCAGCAGGGCTGCCAACAGCAGCTGTCCGGGGCGCATGGCATGTCCTTGATGATGGGCTTTGGCCTCGAGCATAACCCAGGGGCCGGTCGGCACCAAGGTTGGCAGCGGTGTTTCGGCTGCCCGGGTTGGGCGGTGCAGATTTCTATAACAATTTGAATGTTATTGGCTTTTTCAGATTCGTCATGGCTTTGTCACAAAGGCTTTCTAGGATAGGTCTTTTTCCTGCAACCGGTAGTCGATGATGTCCTTTCGCTCCCTTTCCCTGCTTTCCCTTGCCCTCGCCGGCGTTCTGCAAAGTGCCTATGCCGCTTCGGCAGCGGACCTCTTTGACCGCAGCGCCAAAGGCAATCTCAGCGAAAAGGGCGGTGCCCGCCGCCTTAATACCGATATGACCGAGGCCCTGCGTGCCGCCTTGGTCAAAGGTCCCGTCCACAACGTGATCCTCTTTATCGGCGACGGCATGGGAGATTCGGAGATCACCCTGGCCCGCAACTACGCCGAAGGCGCCGGCGGTTACTTCAAAGGCATCGACGCTCTGCCCATCACCGGCCAGTACAGCCACTATTCCCTGGACAAGGCCAGCGGCAAGCCCAACTACGTGACCGACTCCGCCGCTTCGGCCACCGCCTGGTCCACCGGCACCAAGTCCTACAACGGCGCCATCGGCGTCGATATTCATGAAAAGGCCCATCCGTCCCTGCTCAAACTGGCCAAGGCAGCAGGTAAGGCCACCGGCAACGTCACCACCGCCGAAATTCAGGACGCCACCCC
This genomic interval carries:
- a CDS encoding protein-disulfide reductase DsbD domain-containing protein, giving the protein MRPGQLLLAALLIMTSLLARAEPISRPHMQVELKAELSQFTPGQPFWVAVQLQPEAGWYSLWQNPGDNGQATSLDWQLPKGWQIGPVHWPIPDAIDQDGITHFGYRHDHSLLVELTPPKEAKDLELMVKASWQLCQQQCLAEDALLTLPLKAGPKAQANHSGFFAKARQQLPRPLPSRGRMEIQQDLVSFALKVPELSGQPPRVFVANPNLVKSGALPRQLWQGDTLLVSLPKSAHYQAPPKAPQVLLVTQDQALLVGMNSPDPAEGQSPLWPLALLALAAGLLLNAMPFVFPVVALKALDLKTGQGWPYLGGVLASTWALAVLWWLSHLGGGPGGLDLQSPLPVAIFASLFALLGWRLLSRQPLPGRLMQQGLAYQPILAGVLVVVLASPGVAMLAPALKADLALWPLLALASALGLGLALPMVLLDKLAPLAPWLPKPSHSFKRLLALLLLLSAVWQLWVLQGLEGPAFLLLAALIIATGLWPLPWRLAKALAWLPLLAVMLGIVLKPQQQPDTLAFDEATLKERLAQHRPVLVNITADGCIPCKVNASTTLGREETRALFALYDITYLEGNWTNRDPAVGRYLASFNSSALPLYVLYDQQGQPHLLPQLLSPKLLAESLEAALQGAD